A region of the Nocardia nova SH22a genome:
CGCGCGGGTCTGGACCGTTTGCTGCCGTACCGGTACCTGTCGCCCGGCCGGACCGCGACCGGAACCGGCATCTGGAGCAGCTATCCACTGTCGGACACGACCGAATACGACGGCTTCGTGCTCAATCAACTGTCGGCGACCGTCACCATCCCCGACGCCGGGCCGGTCACGGTCTACGCCTTCCACCCGGTACCGCCGGTCTACGGCGCCCACGTCTGGGCGGACGAATTGTCCCGTCTGCGCGGCATTCTCGACCGCTCACCCGCGCGGCCGGTGATCGCGGGCGGCGATTTCAATGCGACCCAGGATCATTCGCAGTTCCGCGCCCTGGCCTCCGGGCGTTTCGCCGACGCGGCCCTACAGGCCGGAGCCGGTCATCTGGTCACCTACCCGACCGACAAGCCGTGGCCGCCGCTGATCGGCGTGGACCACATTCTCGTCGCGGACGGGCACGCGAGCCAGGTCGCGACGGTCACGCTGCCCGGTTCGGATCACCGCGCCCTCGTGGCGCTCGTGCACGTGTCGCGGTGACGTCGGCGCGTCCGTGCGGCGCGAGCGGAATCCGGCGGCCCGAACATGGTGCGATGCATCGCATTCCGGGCCATCTATATGTCCGATCGGTCAAACGTGTGAATTACCACAAAGAATTCGCGCGAAGATCACGGTTGGCACCCGAAAAATCCACCATCACCAGCGAACTCACAGCCGATACGTAAAGTCAATATCGGTCTCGCTCAGTGGATTCCGACCTGAAGTTTGAAACATCGCCAGTTATGTTGTGCCGATGTTGAGAGCGAGGCTCGGAATCCGGACCCGCATCCTGGCCATTGCAGTGGTTCCAAGCCTGGCGTTGCTCGGAATCGGTGTGGGGACAGCGAGCCATCTGGTAAGGGAGGGGCAGCACGCCAAGGACTGGGCGGCCATTCTCGGCAACGCCAATGTGCATACCCGCGAGATGATCGCCGCCGTCGAGCAGGAGCGCATGCTCTCGCTCTGGCAGCTCGCCGGACAGCACACCGACCCCGGAGCCCTCACCGCCGCGCGCACCCGCCTCGACAAGGCGCTCGAGGCGCTGGCGTCCACCGAAACCGCGCTCATGGCAAACGATGTCGACAACCGGATGGGTGACGACACCGGCGGTTTCGAGACGCTGAAGAAGCAGCTCCCCCAGATCCGTGGCGGTATCGACGCGGGCGCGCTGCCGCTGGCCCAGACCTACGGCATCTACAACCAGATCCTCGACGCCGTCGTCCTCGGCACCAATCTCGTCATCCCGACCGCGCCCGACGCCCAGGTGGCCCAGGAACTCGCCGGCGGTCTGCGCACCCTGCACGCGATGGAGGGAATGTCGCGCAGCCAGGCGCTGACCGCCGCCGAACTCAGCGGACCCGCGCTGGCCGGGCAGATGCGCGACGACTACCGCAACCTCGTCGGCTACTACCGCAC
Encoded here:
- a CDS encoding endonuclease/exonuclease/phosphatase family protein is translated as MSKVVRNGLVVAAWPATLIGMVGVALHFSESGAWWLILAAAGAPYLMCGALLGAVVFLSYRRWIASAVALVVSAAAVWTQLPLYIGHGETGAGPEVRVMQANLLFDGANPQAVVDEVRTRHIEILTVEELTTGEIAGLERAGLDRLLPYRYLSPGRTATGTGIWSSYPLSDTTEYDGFVLNQLSATVTIPDAGPVTVYAFHPVPPVYGAHVWADELSRLRGILDRSPARPVIAGGDFNATQDHSQFRALASGRFADAALQAGAGHLVTYPTDKPWPPLIGVDHILVADGHASQVATVTLPGSDHRALVALVHVSR